The sequence TGTAATCAAGACAGACTCAGGGGTCTGTAGCTCAGTCGGTTAGAGCACCGTCTTGATAAGGCGGGGGTCGTTGGTTCGAATCCAACCAGACCCACCAAGTTGTCTGGCGCAGGAAACCTGGGTGAAGTCTCTGTAGGGGGCATAGCTCAGCTGGGAGAGCACCTGCTTTGCAAGCAGGGGGTCGTCGGTTCGATCCCGTCTGCCTCCACCAATTGCGGTGCTCGTTAGTGCTTCAGCGCTTACGAGCATCTCACTCCCGAAGGGAGTCCCAATGGAGAATATTTGATTGGGTTCGAGAGAACGAATCGAGTATTCCCCATTGGCGATTGAGCCAGTCAGAGTGATACGTAGTATGTATCGGCTGTCGTTCTTTAACAATCTGGAAGAAGTAAGTAATTTGGATAGCGGAAGCGTCTAATGAGATGGACGTGGAAACTATCCGGGTTGTGATTGTATCGATGTATCTCAAGATGATTCGGGTCTACTCCCTTCGGGAGTGGGGCCGGCGTAAGCGCTAAAGCGCTAACGCCGGACCGACATCAATTTTGGAATACGGCACAACGCGAGAACTCAACCTGTAGCGACTGTCGTCCCCCATGCGGGGATGGGGCCCTCGTAAGCGCTAAAGCGCTAACGATGGCCGACATGAGACAGACTCGTTATAGGGTCAAGCGAACAAGTGCATGTGGTGGATGCCTTGGCGATCACAGGCGATGAAGGACGCGGTAGCCTGCGAAAAGCTACGGGGAGCTGGCAAACGAGCTTTGATCCGTAGATGTCCGAATGGGGAAACCCACTCCTTTTGGAGTATCCATGGCTGAATACATAGGTCATGTGAGGCGAACGCGGTGAACTGAAACATCTAAGTAACCGCAGGAAAAGAAATCAACCGAGATTCCCAAAGTAGTGGCGAGCGAAATGGGAAGAGCCTGTACTCTTTATCTGTATTGTTAGTCGAACGCTCTGGAAAGTGCGGCCATAGCAGGTGATAGCCCTGTAGACGAAAACAGTATGGAAGAACTAGGTGTACGACAAGTAGGGCGGGACACGTGAAATCCTGTCTGAAGATGGGGGGACCATCCTCCAAGGCTAAATACTCGTGATCGACCGATAGTGAACCAGTACCGTGAGGGAAAGGCGAAAAGAACCCCGGGAGGGGAGTGAAATAGATCCTGAAACCGCATGCATACAAACAGTCGGAGCCTCGTAAGGGGTGACGGCGTACCTTTTGTATAATGGGTCAGCGACTTACGTTCAGTAGCAAGCTTAACCGAATAGGGCAGGCGTAGCGAAAGCGAGTCCGAATAGGGCGTTCAGTTGCTGGGCGTAGACCCGAAACCAAGTGATCTATCCATGGCCAGGATGAAGGTGCGGTAACACGTACTGGAGGTCCGAACCCACTAACGTTGAAAAGTTAGGGGATGAGCTGTGGATAGGGGTGAAAGGCTAAACAAACTTGGAAATAGCTGGTTCTCTCCGAAAACTATTTAGGTAGTGCCTCGTGTCTCACCTTCGGGGGTAGAGCACTGTCATGGTTGGGGGGTCTATTGCAGATTACCCCGCCATAGCAAACTCCGAATACCGAAGAGTGCAATCACGGGAGACAGACATCGGGTGCTAACGTCCGGTGTCAAGAGGGAAACAACCCAGACCGCCAGCTAAGGTCCCCAAATATGGCTAAGTGGGAAACGAAGTGGGAAGGCTAAAACAGTCAGGAGGTTGGCTTAGAAGCAGCCACCCTTTAAAGAAAGCGTAATAGCTCACTGATCGAGTCGTCCTGCGCGGAAGATGTAACGGGGCTAAGCCATATACCGAAGCTGCGGATGCGTGCTTTGCACGCATGGTAGGAGAGCGTTCCGTAAGCCTGCGAAGGTGCGTTGAAAAGCGTGCTGGAGGTATCGGAAGTGCGAATGCTGACATGAGTAGCGATAAAGGGGGTGAAAGGCCCCCTCGCCGTAAGCCCAAGGTTTCCTACGCAACGTTCATCGGCGTAGGGTGAGTCGGCCCCTAAGGCGAGGCAGAAATGCGTAGCTGATGGGAAGCAGGTCAATATTCCTGCACCATTGTTAAATGCGATGGGGGGACGGATCGCGGAAGGTTGTCCGGGTGTTGGAAGTCCCGGTCGCTGCATTGGAGAAGGCGCTTAGGCAAATCCGGGCGCGGAATTCAAGGGTGTGGCGCGAGCTTCTTAGGAAGCGAAGCAATTGGAAGTGGTTCCAAGAAAAGCCTCTAAGCTTCAGTTTAACGATGACCGTACCGCAAACCGACACAGGTGGGCGAGATGAGTATTCTAAGGCGCTTGAGAGAACTCGGGAGAAGGAACTCGGCAAATTGGTACCGTAACTTCGGGATAAGGTACGCCCTGGTAGCTTGATGCGCCTGCGCGCAAAGGGTGAAGGGGTTGCAATAAACTGGTGGCTGCGACTGTTTAATAAAAACACAGCACTCTGCAAACACGAAAGTGGACGTATAGGGTGTGACGCCTGCCCGGTGCCGGAAGATTAAATGATGGGGTGCAAGCTCTTGATTGAAGTCCCGGTAAACGGCGGCCGTAACTATAACGGTCCTAAGGTAGCGAAATTCCTTGTCGGGTAAGTTCCGACCTGCACGAATGGCGTAACGATGGCCACACTGTCTCCTCCCGAGACTCAGCGAAGTTGAAGTGTTTGTGATGATGCAATCTACCCGCGGCTAGACGGAAAGACCCCATGAACCTTTACTGTAGCTTTGCATTGGACTTTGAACCGATCTGTGTAGGATAGGTGGGAGGCTATGAAACCGGAACGCTAGTTTCGGTGGAGCCGTCCTTGAAATACCACCCTGGTTTGTTTGAGGTTCTAACCTTGGCCCGTGATCCGGGTCGGGGACAGTGCATGGTAGGCAGTTTGACTGGGGCGGTCTCCTCCCAAAGCGTAACGGAGGAGTACGAAGGTACGCTAGGTACGGTCGGAAATCGTGCTGATAGTGCAATGGCATAAGCGTGCTTAACTGCGAGACCGACAAGTCGAGCAGGTGCGAAAGCAGGTCATAGTGATCCGGTGGTTCTGTATGGAAGGGCCATCGCTCAACGGATAAAAGGTACTCTGGGGATAACAGGCTGATACCGCCCAAGAGTTCATATCGACGGCGGTGTTTGGCACCTCGATGTCGGCTCATCTCATCCTGGGGCTGTAGCCGGTCCCAAGGGTATGGCTGTTCGCCATTTAAAGAGGTACGTGAGCTGGGTTTAAAACGTCGTGAGACAGTTTGGTCCCTATCTGCCGTGGGCGTTGGAAGTTTGAAGGGGGCTGCTCCTAGTACGAGAGGACCGGAGTGGACGAACCTCTGGTGTACCGGTTGTGACGCCAGTCGCATCGCCGGGTAGCTATGTTCGGAAGAGATAACCGCTGAAAGCATCTAAGCGGGAAACTCGCCTTAAGATGAGACTTCCCCGGGGACTTGATCCCCTTGAAGGGTCGTTCGAGACCAGGACGTTGATAGGTCGGGTGTGTAAGCGCAGTAATGCGTTCAGCTAACCGATACTAATTGCCCGTAAGGCTTGATCCTATAACAAGTCTGTCTCGGTAGTCGTTGGCGCGTCAGCGCTCACGGATATCGAGTGTCGAGTGCAAGGCGCTCGACGTACTGCGGTTGAAGTACCGCGTATGTGTGAGATACAACCTCACAACCCACCCAAGATTACTGCTTCTTCCCAGATTGGTTCTGTTGGCCGCGCCAGCAGAACAACCCTCTTTGCCTGATGACCATAGCGAGTCGGTCCCACCCCTTCCCATCCCGAACAGGACCGTGAAACGACTCCACGCCGATGATAGTGCGGATTGCCCGTGTGAAAGTAGGTAATCGTCAGGCTCCCCTCTGAAAACCCCCGCCCTCGCCGGCGGGGGTTTTGCTTTTTACGCCTTCGCCAATCCCCTGAACGCCCTCGGCAGGAGCCTCGCGCTCCAACTCCCGCCTCGACTCCCTTCTCGCTCGAGCGCGGGCGGGCCTCTCGGACGGTACGCACGCGCTCTTGGGATTCGACCAGCCCTCGCGTCTAGTCCAATCCGGTGCGTGAGTCCGAGGTTAAAGCTGGTGCTGCGTATGCGGACATCATAGGCCCAGGCATCCAGTGCTTCGCCGCGAACTCCGAGCCGCTATCAACGGTGATCGAGGTAGGCAACCCACGCATCTTGTCCAAGCGCTGCAAACCTGTACCGCGCGAAGTCAGGACAACGGGGTGTTGACCTCGATAACCCGGCATTTGCGCGTGTAGTCGTCGACCACATTCAGGCAGTGCAAGCGCTGCTCATGAGCTCACCCGTCAGCGACAAAGTCCATCCGCCAGCTCTGGCTCGGGCCAGTTGGCAACAGCAGTGACATGCGCTCGACAGCGGCAATGCGCTTGTGTCGACGCTTGCGCACGCCTAACCCTGCAAGCGGAGATTCATATTCGGGGCCAGATTATTGATTCTACTTTTACATCCGTGACGATTTCTTTTCGAGCCCAATCGCCGTTTGGCACTTGGCGGCGTTCTTCCAACGCCGTATGATTCAGGTCTTCCGTTTTCCGGCGCGTTTTTTGCCGGGCAGACGGGGGGGCGACGACAGGCGGTACCAGACGTCCCGTTGGATTCAGTAGTCCGCAAGCTCGGTCCTGTTGCCGATGCAATGACAACTGAAAAACGGCGGCGCAGGTTGAACGACATCGGTGCGCTCGAAGAAGATGCAAATAATCTCAACGACGCGCTTGACACGAATTCGATGTACCCCCATAATCGTCAGTTCTCTACGGAGGGGTGCCCGAGTGGCTAAAGGGGGCAGACTGTAAATCTGTTGGCTTACGCCTACGTTGGTTCGAATCCAACCTCCTCCACCAAGACATAAGCACAGAGCGGTATAGGGAATCGTTGCTGGCCCTTGCGGGTGTAGCTCAATGGTAGAGCAGAAGCCTTCCAAGCTTACGACGAGGGTTCGATTCCCTTCACCCGCTCCAGTTCAGGCAGTTGAAACGTAAAGCGCCCATGTGGCTCAGTGGTAGAGCACTCCCTTGGTAAGGGAGAGGTCGGCAGTTCGATCCTGCCCATGGGCACCAGCAGGTAGTCGGTGTCTGTTTGCGCGCGGCGCAACATGTGAAATTCCTTTCGGGAGTTGAAAATGGCCAAGGAAAAGTTTGAGCGGACCAAGCCGCACGTGAACGTTGGTACGATTGGTCACGTTGACCACGGCAAGACGACGCTGACGGCGGCGATCGCGACGGTTCTGTCGGCGAAGTTCGGCGGCGAAGCGAAGAAGTACGACGAAATCGACGCGGCGCCGGAAGAAAAGGCGCGCGGCATCACGATCAACACGGCGCACATCGAGTACGAAACGGCGAACCGCCACTACGCACACGTCGACTGCCCGGGCCACGCCGACTACGTGAAGAACATGATCACGGGCGCGGCGCAGATGGACGGCGCGATCCTGGTGTGCTCGGCAGCAGACGGCCCGATGCCGCAAACGCGTGAGCACATCCTGCTGGCGCGTCAGGTCGGCGTGCCGTACATCATCGTGTTCCTGAACAAGTGCGACATGGTGGACGACGCCGAGCTGCTCGAGCTGGTCGAGATGGAAGTGCGCGAACTGCTGTCGAAGTACGACTTCCCGGGCGACGACACGCCGATCATCAAGGGTTCGGCGAAGCTGGCGCTGGAAGGCGACAAGGGCGAGCTGGGCGAAGTGGCGATCATGAACCTGGCGGACGCGCTGGACACGTACATCCCGACGCCGGAACGCGCGGTGGATGGTGCGTTCCTGATGCCGGTGGAAGATGTGTTCTCGATCTCGGGCCGCGGTACGGTGGTGACGGGTCGTGTCGAGCGTGGCGTGGTCAAGGTCGGCGAGGAAATCGAAATCGTCGGTATCAAGGCGACGGCGAAGACGACCTGCACGGGCGTGGAAATGTTCCGCAAGCTGCTGGACCAAGGTCAGGCAGGCGACAACGTCGGTATCCTGCTGCGCGGCACGAAGCGTGAAGACGTGGAGCGCGGCCAGGTTCTGGCGAAGCCGGGTTCGATCACGCCGCACACGCACTTCACGGCTGAAGTGTACGTGCTGAGCAAGGACGAAGGCGGCCGTCACACGCCGTTCTTCAACAACTACCGTCCGCAGTTCTACTTCCGTACGACGGACGTGACGGGCTCGATCGAGCTGCCGAAGGACAAGGAAATGGTGATGCCGGGCGACAACGTGTCGATCACGGTGAAGCTGATCGCGCCGATCGCGATGGAAGAAGGTCTGCGCTTCGCGATCCGCGAAGGCGGCCGCACCGTCGGCGCCGGCGTCGTCGCCAAGATCATCGAGTAAGCCAGTTACTCGCTGATCGACAGTTTGGGGGCCGGCGCCAGCCGGTCCCAGCATGGTCTAGGGGTATAGCTCAACTGGCAGAGCGTCGGTCTCCAAAACCGAAGGTTGGGGGTTCGATTCCCTCTGCCCCTGCCACATAAGCCACGTTTCTTTGCGTGGCGTTTGTTTTAGAGTGTTATGGCGAATCCTTCCGTCGAAACTGTTAATACCTCCGGCGATAAGCTGATGCTGGCCCTGGGTGTATTGTTGGTCTTGGCCGGATTTGCGGGCTTCTTCTTGCTTGGCGGCAAGGAGTGGTATGTCCGCGGCGCTGCTTTGGCAGTGGGGGTGGTCGCCGGTGTGGGCGTCGCGCTGATATCGCTTCCTGGTAAGAGCTTCATCGCTTTTGCGAAGGATTCGTATCGCGAAGTGCGTAAAGTCGTTTGGCCCACGCGCAAAGAAGCCACGCAAACCACGCTCGTCGTCTTCGGTTTTGTGCTGGTCATGGCGCTCTTTCTTTGGCTAAGCGATAAGTCCATCGAATGGGTGATTTTCTCGGCGATTCTGGGTTGGAAATGATATGAGCGATACTCCGGCATCCCCGAGCGGAAAACGTTGGTACGTCGTGCACGCCTACTCCGGCATGGAGAAGAGCGTGCAACGCGCGCTTCAGGAGCGCATCGAGCGTGCCGGCATGCAGGACAAGTTCGGCCAGATCCTGGTTCCGACCGAGGAAGTGGTTGAAGTCAAGGGTGGTCACAAGGCGGTGACCGAGCGTCGTTTCTTCCCCGGCTACGTGCTGGTCGAAATGGAAATGACGGACGAAACGTGGCACCTCGTGAAAAACACCGCGAAGGTCACCGGTTTCGTCGGCGGGGCGCGCAATCGCCCGAGCCCGATTTCCCCGCGGGAAGTCGAAAAAATCATGTCGCAAATGCAGGAAGGCGTGGAAAAGCCGCGCCCGAAGACCCTGTTCGAAGTCGGCGAGATGGTGCGCGTGAAGGAAGGCCCGTTCACGGACTTCAACGGCACGGTCGAAGAAGTGAACTACGAAAAATCGCGAGTTCGGGTGTCCGTCACCATCTTCGGCCGAGCAACGCCGGTCGAGCTGGAATTCGGGCAGGTCGAAAAGGTTTGAGCAAGTTCAGGTGGGCAGCTCCGGGAGCTGCCCACCTTCGCGCTTACGGCCCGCGTCAATGGCCGTTGAGGAGCGCAAGTAGTCGCACGACGAACCCGCGTTATCACTCACCGAACGCTTGCATGCGTTCCAACGAGGTTTTCAAATGGCAAAGAAGATTGTCGGCTTTATCAAGCTGCAGATCCCTGCAGGTAAAGCCAACCCGTCGCCGCCGGTCGGTCCGGCGCTGGGCCAGCGCGGCCTGAACATCATGGAGTTCTGCAAGGCGTTCAACGCGCAGACTCAAGGCATGGAGCCGGGCCTGCCGGTGCCGGTCGTCATCACGGCATACGCGGACAAGAGCTTCACGTTCGTGATGAAGACCCCGCCCGCGACGGTTCTGATCAAGAAGGCGGCGAAGGTCGACAAGGGCTCGAGCAAACCCCACACCGACAAGGTCGGCAAGATCACCCGCGCACAAGCGGAAGAAATCGCGAAGACCAAGATGCCGGATCTTACGGCAGCTGATCTCGACGCGGCCGTTCGCACCATCGCTGGTAGCGCACGCTCGATGGGCATCACTGTGGAGGGCGTGTAAATGGCCAAGATCTCGAAGCGCCGTCAGGCATTTGCCGCTAAGGTCGATCGTCAGAAGCTGTACGCGATCGACGAGGCCCTCGCTCTCGTGAAGGAATGCGCGAGCGCGAAGTTCAACGAATCGATCGACGTCGCGGTTCAACTCGGCATCGACGCGAAGAAGTCGGACCAGGTCGTTCGTGGTTCGGTCGTGCTGCCGGCCGGTACCGGCAAGTCGGTTCGCGTTGCCGTGTTCGCGCAAGGCGAGAAGGCAGAGCAAGCGCGCGCCGCCGGCGCCGAAGTGGTCGGCATGGAAGATCTGGCTGAGCAGATCAAGGCCGGTCAAATGGACTTCGACATCGTGATCGCTTCGCCGGACACGATGCGTATCGTCGGTACGCTGGGCCAGATCCTCGGCCCGCGCGGCCTGATGCCGAACCCGAAGGTCGGCACGGTCACGCCGGATGTCGCGACCGCAGTGAAGAACGCGAAGGCGGGTCAGGTGCAGTTCCGCGTCGACAAGGCCGGTATCATCCATGCGACGATCGGCCGTGCATCGTTCGAGTCGACCGCGCTGCGCACGAACCTGTCGGCGCTGATCGAAGCGCTGCAGAAGGCGAAGCCGGCGACGAGCAAGGGCGTGTACCTGCGCAAGATCGCGCTGTCGAGCACGATGGGTGTCGGCGTTCGCGTCGACCAAGGCTCGCTGGCCGCGCAGTAAGCGAAGTATTCGAGCCGCGTCCGGGAGAGGCGGCTCAAAAGGGCTTTGGGCGGTCGTTCGAAGGAGCACCATCGAGCGACCGGTTATCAAAGACCGTTGGTGGGAATGCAGCAGTCGGGCGCTCCCTTAATTCAAGCCAACGCAGATGGCGAACCCGAAAGAGTTTTGCAGTGGTGAAGCGAGAGATCGACGAGAGATCGGCGATCTTCAGCGGAAATACTCCTAACGAGTCGGACGCCGTTGTTGAACGAGGTGCGCGACGCGTCATGCGAAGCGTATCGTTTCTGGAGGCTAACCGTGCCGCTTAATAGAGAAGACAAGCAAGCCGTCGTCGCTGAGGTTGCCGCGCAAGTTGCGAAGGCCCAGACCGTTGTGCTCGCTGAGTATCGTGGAATTGCGGTTGGCGATCTGACCACGCTGCGCGCGAAAGCGCGCGAGCAAAAGGTTTACCTGCGCGTTCTGAAGAACACGCTGGCGCGCCGCGCCGTCGAAGGTACGCCGTTTGCTCCGCTGGCAGAGCAGATGACTGGTCCCCTGATCTACGGCATCTCGGAAGATGCAATTGCCGCTGCTAAGGTCGTCAACGACTTCAGCAAGAGCAATGACAAGTTGGTCATCAAGGCCGGTTCGTTCGATGGCAAGGTGATGGACAAGGCAGGCGTGCAAGCGCTCGCCAGCATCCCGAGCCGCGAAGAACTGCTCTCGAAGCTGCTGTTCGTCATGCAAGCGCCTGTTTCCGGCTTTGCGCGCGCTCTGGCCGCGCTCGCCGAGAAGAAGCAAGCCGAAGCTGCGTAATTGCTACGCGCGAACGCACATCAGCGTCACTGATCGCTGGCTGTATCCGAATTCAATTTAGGAGTATTTCAAATGGCAATCGCAAAAGAAGACATCCTGGCCGCAGTCGAAGGGATGACCGTTCTGGAACTGAACGAGCTGGTCAAGGCGTTCGAAGAGAAGTTTGGCGTGTCGGCTGCTGCTGTCGCCGTTGCTGGCCCGGCTGCCGGCGGCGCGGCTGCTGCTGCTGAAGAAAAGACCGAATTCACGGTCGTTCTGGCTGAAACCGGCGCCAACAAGGTTTCCGTCATCAAGGCCGTTCGCGAACTCACGGGCCTGGGCCTGAAGGAAGCGAAGGACCTCGTCGACGGCGCGCCGAAGCCCGTCAAGGAAGGCGTGGACAAGGCCGCTGCCGACGATGCGAAGAAGAAGTTGGAAGAAGCTGGCGCGAAGGTCGAAATCAAGTAAGTTTCGACGCGCTGTGCGAAGGCTGGCGGTTTTTCACCGCCGGCCTTTTTGTGCTTTGTGGGGGCAGTGTTTTGACACTCTTTGAAGAGGTTGGACGAGCCCCCTTAGAAGCCAAAGAAAAACGCCTATCCACGATCGATCGGCGATTCTCTTTGTCTTCTGAAGCGACTGCAGAAGGCAAGTTTGGTCGGGCAGCGGGCAACACAGGCATCCGCTGCCGTCAGCCAGCGGTTGGTAGCGGCCAACCACCAAGCTTCTCGGCTCGTGCCGTCGGACGGCCATCGGGTCTCAGTCGGTGAACACTCGGGTTTGACACGTCAAGGTATCCCGCCTCGATAGCGCCCGTCGTGATTCGGAGATCGTATGCAATATTCCTTCACCGAGAAGAAGCGCATTCGCAAGAGTTTCGCGAAGCGTTCCATCGTTCACCAAGTGCCTTTTCTGCTGGCCACCCAGCTTGAATCATTCAGCACATTTCTGCAAGCCGATGTGCTCACCGCGCAACGCAAGTCCGAAGGGTTGCAGGCGGCCTTCACGTCGGTGTTTCCCATCGTCTCGCATAACGGCTTTGCTCGTCTCGAGTTCGTGAGCTATGCGTTGTCGTCGCCGGCGTTCAACATCAAGGAATGCCAGCAGCGCGGCCTGACCTATTGCTCGGCGCTGCGCGCGAAGGTGCGCCTCGTGCTCCTCGACAAGGAGTCGCCGAGCAAGCCCGTCGTCAAGGAAGTGAAGGAACAGGAAGTGTACATGGGCGAAATTCCGCTCATGACGCCGACCGGTTCGTTCGTCATCAACGGCACCGAGCGCGTGATCGTGTCGCAGCTGCACCGGTCGCCCGGCGTGTTCTTCGAACACGATAAGGGCAAGACGCATAGCTCGGGCAAGCTGCTGTTCTCCGCGCGGATCATTCCGTACCGCGGCTCTTGGCTCGACTTCGAATTCGATCCGAAGGACGTGCTGTTCTTCCGCGTCGACCGTCGTCGCAAGATGCCGGTCACGATTCTGTTGAAGGCGATCGGCCTCACGCCGGAACAGATCCTCGCGAACTTCTTCGTCTTCGACAACTTCACGCTGATGGACGAAGGCGCGCAGATGGAGTTCGTGCCCGAGCGCCTGCGCGGCGAAGTCGCGCGCTTCGACATCACTGATCGCGAAGGCAAGGTCATCGTCCAGAAGGACAAGCGGATCAACGCGAAGCACATTCGCGATCTCGAAGCCGCGAAGACCAAGTACATCTCGGTGCCCGAAGACTATCTGCTCGGCCGCGTGCTGGCGAAGAACGTTGTCGACGGCGACACGGGCGAAGTGATCGCGAACGCGAACGACGAGATCACGGAAGGTGTGCTCGAGAAGCTGCGCGAAGCGAAGATCAACGAAATCCAGACGCTCTACACGAACGATCTGGACCAGGGCCCGTACATCTCGTCGACGCTGCGTGTCGACGAAACCGTCGACAAGACGGCCGCGCGCATCGCGATTTACCGGATGATGCGCCCGGGCGAGCCGCCCACGGAAGAAGCCGTCGAGGCGCTGTTCAACCGCCTGTTCTACAGCGAAGACGCGTACGACCTGTCGAAGGTCGGCCGCATGAAGTTCAACCGCCGCGTCGGCCGTGACGAGATCATCGGCCCGATGACGCTGCAGGACGACGACATCCTCGCGACGATCAAGATCCTCGTCGAGCTGCGCAACGGCAAGGGCGAAGTGGACGATATCGACCACCTCGGCAACCGGCGCGTGCGCTGCGTCGGCGAACTGGCGGAAAACCAGTTCCGCGCGGGCCTCGTGCGCGTCGAGCGCGCGGTGAAGGAACGCCTCGGCCAGGCCGAGAGCGAAAACCTGATGCCGCACGACCTGATCAACTCGAAGCCGATTTCGTCGGCGATCCGCGAGTTCTTCGGTTCGTCGCAGCTGTCGCAGTTCATGGACCAGACCAACCCGCTGTCGGAAATCACGCACAAGCGCCGTGTTTCCGCACTGGGCCCGGGCGGCCTGACGCGCGAGCGCGCGGGCTTCGAAGTGCGCGACGTGCACCCGACCCACTACGGCCGCGTGTGCCCGATCGAAACGCCGGAAGGTCCGAACATCGGTCTTATCAAC comes from Burkholderia savannae and encodes:
- the tuf gene encoding elongation factor Tu; its protein translation is MAKEKFERTKPHVNVGTIGHVDHGKTTLTAAIATVLSAKFGGEAKKYDEIDAAPEEKARGITINTAHIEYETANRHYAHVDCPGHADYVKNMITGAAQMDGAILVCSAADGPMPQTREHILLARQVGVPYIIVFLNKCDMVDDAELLELVEMEVRELLSKYDFPGDDTPIIKGSAKLALEGDKGELGEVAIMNLADALDTYIPTPERAVDGAFLMPVEDVFSISGRGTVVTGRVERGVVKVGEEIEIVGIKATAKTTCTGVEMFRKLLDQGQAGDNVGILLRGTKREDVERGQVLAKPGSITPHTHFTAEVYVLSKDEGGRHTPFFNNYRPQFYFRTTDVTGSIELPKDKEMVMPGDNVSITVKLIAPIAMEEGLRFAIREGGRTVGAGVVAKIIE
- the rplL gene encoding 50S ribosomal protein L7/L12 translates to MAIAKEDILAAVEGMTVLELNELVKAFEEKFGVSAAAVAVAGPAAGGAAAAAEEKTEFTVVLAETGANKVSVIKAVRELTGLGLKEAKDLVDGAPKPVKEGVDKAAADDAKKKLEEAGAKVEIK
- the rplK gene encoding 50S ribosomal protein L11; translated protein: MAKKIVGFIKLQIPAGKANPSPPVGPALGQRGLNIMEFCKAFNAQTQGMEPGLPVPVVITAYADKSFTFVMKTPPATVLIKKAAKVDKGSSKPHTDKVGKITRAQAEEIAKTKMPDLTAADLDAAVRTIAGSARSMGITVEGV
- the rplA gene encoding 50S ribosomal protein L1; this encodes MAKISKRRQAFAAKVDRQKLYAIDEALALVKECASAKFNESIDVAVQLGIDAKKSDQVVRGSVVLPAGTGKSVRVAVFAQGEKAEQARAAGAEVVGMEDLAEQIKAGQMDFDIVIASPDTMRIVGTLGQILGPRGLMPNPKVGTVTPDVATAVKNAKAGQVQFRVDKAGIIHATIGRASFESTALRTNLSALIEALQKAKPATSKGVYLRKIALSSTMGVGVRVDQGSLAAQ
- the nusG gene encoding transcription termination/antitermination protein NusG, with amino-acid sequence MSDTPASPSGKRWYVVHAYSGMEKSVQRALQERIERAGMQDKFGQILVPTEEVVEVKGGHKAVTERRFFPGYVLVEMEMTDETWHLVKNTAKVTGFVGGARNRPSPISPREVEKIMSQMQEGVEKPRPKTLFEVGEMVRVKEGPFTDFNGTVEEVNYEKSRVRVSVTIFGRATPVELEFGQVEKV
- the rplJ gene encoding 50S ribosomal protein L10, whose translation is MPLNREDKQAVVAEVAAQVAKAQTVVLAEYRGIAVGDLTTLRAKAREQKVYLRVLKNTLARRAVEGTPFAPLAEQMTGPLIYGISEDAIAAAKVVNDFSKSNDKLVIKAGSFDGKVMDKAGVQALASIPSREELLSKLLFVMQAPVSGFARALAALAEKKQAEAA
- the secE gene encoding preprotein translocase subunit SecE codes for the protein MANPSVETVNTSGDKLMLALGVLLVLAGFAGFFLLGGKEWYVRGAALAVGVVAGVGVALISLPGKSFIAFAKDSYREVRKVVWPTRKEATQTTLVVFGFVLVMALFLWLSDKSIEWVIFSAILGWK